In the Oscillospiraceae bacterium genome, one interval contains:
- a CDS encoding DMT family transporter — translation MFGLFMSIIAGAAMSIQGVWNTRLSEKIGLFESNVLVQGTAFLLGLLVMFFCGKGNWGELSNTPKLYWLGGVLGIVITVTVMLSIKDLSPTYAISVILISQLLVAALIDAFGWFGSEQVPFLWNKYVGLALMIGGVLLFQFKQGT, via the coding sequence ATGTTTGGACTTTTTATGAGCATTATTGCAGGAGCTGCAATGAGCATTCAAGGTGTTTGGAATACCCGACTTTCTGAAAAAATCGGATTATTTGAATCCAATGTTTTGGTGCAGGGAACAGCGTTTTTGTTAGGTCTTTTGGTGATGTTTTTCTGTGGAAAAGGGAACTGGGGAGAACTATCTAACACACCAAAACTGTATTGGTTGGGCGGTGTTTTGGGAATTGTGATTACGGTAACGGTAATGCTTTCCATTAAGGATTTAAGTCCGACCTATGCCATTTCAGTGATTTTAATTTCTCAGCTTCTGGTGGCGGCATTGATTGATGCATTCGGATGGTTTGGAAGTGAACAGGTTCCTTTTTTGTGGAACAAATATGTGGGACTTGCACTGATGATTGGCGGAGTTTTGCTCTTTCAATTCAAACAAGGAACTTAA
- the pflA gene encoding pyruvate formate lyase-activating protein — protein MDGYIHSVETFGAVDGPGLRYVVFFQGCPLRCLFCHNPDSWKMGEGEKKSDTELIADILEYKSFIKRGGVTFSGGEPLAQPSFLLSLIRKCKKHGLHTAIDTSGVISIEQSRSIIAEADMLLLDIKTFDAELYPKLTGHTIDNNLATLEFCEEIGKPVWIRHVLVPGYTLVKERMEKLAAYLKQFKCIEKIELLPFHKLGEYKWEEMGETYQLYDVPVPTEEEMAMAKEIFGLS, from the coding sequence ATGGATGGATATATTCATTCGGTAGAAACTTTTGGCGCTGTGGACGGTCCGGGGCTACGTTATGTAGTGTTTTTCCAGGGCTGTCCCCTACGATGCCTGTTCTGCCATAATCCTGATTCCTGGAAGATGGGAGAGGGCGAAAAAAAGAGTGATACCGAGCTGATTGCCGACATTCTGGAATACAAAAGCTTCATCAAACGAGGCGGCGTTACCTTTTCGGGGGGCGAACCCTTGGCACAACCATCGTTTTTGCTTTCACTAATTCGGAAGTGCAAAAAACACGGTTTACATACTGCCATTGATACCTCGGGTGTTATCAGCATTGAGCAGTCCCGTTCTATCATTGCAGAAGCGGATATGCTTCTTTTGGATATCAAAACCTTTGATGCAGAGCTATATCCCAAACTGACAGGGCATACTATCGATAATAATCTTGCCACGTTGGAATTTTGCGAAGAAATCGGAAAACCCGTGTGGATTCGGCATGTGTTGGTTCCCGGTTATACTTTGGTGAAAGAACGGATGGAAAAGCTGGCAGCTTATTTAAAGCAATTCAAATGCATTGAAAAAATTGAATTGCTCCCGTTCCACAAACTTGGAGAATACAAGTGGGAAGAAATGGGCGAAACCTATCAACTTTATGATGTGCCCGTTCCTACCGAGGAAGAAATGGCAATGGCGAAAGAAATTTTTGGTTTATCCTAA
- a CDS encoding LacI family transcriptional regulator → MKKLSAVLAMAFLFPVLITGCGGGNSSENTVEVIAKGFQHDFWKAVKQGADKAGKEFGVKVNFVGPEGEGAIAAQVEMINNAINKKPAAICIAALDTTASLDAINKAKSNNIPVIGFDSGVPGAPEGTIFANASTDNYKAGELAAEKMFDAIKDKLSTEHPRIGVVSQEANSQSISMRTQGFLDKMVNLIESSEGFEKGSVAIIGHTKFENGITDGRVIIDVAIPAEINDTQGQTSAQTLLNKNDLIAIYGSNEFAAKAIINADAAISGGRIGPDKVIAVGFDSGALQIDAIRNKKFLGSVTQDPVSIGYRAVELAVRATKGETNVEDIDTGSKWYDASNVDSEEIKPLLYQ, encoded by the coding sequence ATGAAAAAATTGTCTGCCGTTTTAGCAATGGCGTTTCTCTTTCCTGTTTTAATCACAGGATGTGGTGGAGGAAACTCCTCTGAAAACACTGTAGAAGTCATTGCAAAAGGCTTTCAACACGACTTCTGGAAAGCTGTGAAACAAGGCGCCGACAAAGCAGGAAAAGAATTTGGTGTCAAGGTCAATTTTGTTGGACCCGAAGGGGAAGGTGCCATTGCGGCACAGGTGGAAATGATTAACAACGCCATCAATAAAAAGCCTGCCGCTATCTGTATTGCCGCGCTGGACACCACCGCATCATTAGATGCCATCAACAAAGCAAAAAGCAACAACATCCCCGTCATTGGTTTCGACTCCGGGGTGCCGGGCGCACCGGAAGGAACTATTTTCGCCAACGCCTCCACGGATAACTATAAAGCAGGAGAGCTGGCAGCTGAGAAAATGTTTGACGCTATCAAAGATAAACTGAGTACAGAACATCCTCGTATCGGTGTGGTTTCTCAGGAGGCCAATTCCCAGTCCATCAGCATGAGAACTCAGGGATTTTTGGATAAAATGGTAAATCTGATTGAATCCTCAGAAGGTTTCGAAAAAGGTTCCGTTGCAATTATCGGTCACACCAAATTTGAAAACGGAATTACCGACGGCAGAGTCATCATCGACGTGGCAATTCCCGCTGAAATCAACGATACGCAAGGACAAACCTCTGCCCAGACCCTGCTCAACAAAAACGATTTAATTGCCATTTACGGCTCCAACGAATTTGCCGCAAAAGCAATTATCAATGCGGATGCTGCCATTTCGGGAGGCAGAATCGGTCCCGACAAGGTGATTGCCGTTGGCTTTGATTCAGGTGCCCTGCAAATTGATGCCATCCGCAATAAAAAGTTTTTAGGCTCTGTAACTCAGGATCCTGTTTCCATCGGTTACCGTGCGGTAGAGCTTGCTGTTCGCGCAACCAAAGGTGAAACCAATGTAGAAGACATTGATACCGGCTCAAAATGGTATGATGCCAGCAATGTTGATTCTGAGGAAATCAAGCCCTTATTGTATCAATAA
- a CDS encoding sugar ABC transporter ATP-binding protein, with protein MENITKEFVGVKALKNANLDLYPGEVHALVGENGAGKSTLMKILTGIHQKDSGTITFLGKEIHFKNPKEAQENGVIIVHQELNMMNHLSVAENIFIGREQKKLGFWLDDRALEQKSKNLFSKLGISMNPKELIENLTVGKQQMVEIAKAISYHAKIIVFDEPTAALTQNEIKELFRLISELRHKGVGMIYISHRMDEIEAITDRVTVMRDGEYIGTIRTKDTTKDEIISMMVGRTIYEDPKEQSTVPEDAPVVLKAEGINLSSAVKNVSFSLKKGEILGFAGLMGAGRTELARAIFGADKMESGTIFLNGKRVEIKSPIDAVKHGIGYLSEDRKRYGLALNLDVADNSVLADLSKFSNLGFVNDSSIAKTSKEYAEKLKTKTPSIRQTVRNLSGGNQQKVVIAKWLIRNCDILIFDEPTRGIDVGAKSEIYALMNELAQQGKSIIMISSELTEVLRMSDRIIVMCEGKITGELDIKDANQEEIMRLATKREDVS; from the coding sequence ATGGAGAATATCACCAAAGAATTTGTTGGTGTAAAAGCATTAAAAAATGCAAACTTAGATTTGTATCCGGGAGAAGTCCACGCTCTGGTGGGAGAAAACGGTGCCGGAAAATCCACTCTGATGAAAATTCTCACAGGCATTCATCAAAAAGACAGCGGAACCATCACTTTTCTGGGGAAAGAAATTCATTTTAAAAACCCGAAGGAAGCACAAGAAAACGGTGTTATCATTGTGCATCAGGAACTGAATATGATGAATCATTTAAGCGTGGCAGAAAATATTTTCATTGGTCGCGAACAAAAAAAGCTGGGATTCTGGCTGGATGATAGAGCATTGGAGCAAAAATCCAAAAATTTGTTTTCCAAACTGGGAATTTCTATGAATCCCAAAGAACTGATTGAAAATCTTACCGTAGGAAAACAACAAATGGTGGAAATTGCAAAAGCTATCTCCTACCACGCCAAAATTATTGTATTTGACGAACCGACCGCTGCTCTGACCCAAAATGAAATCAAAGAGCTTTTTCGCCTGATTTCGGAACTTCGGCACAAAGGTGTGGGGATGATTTATATTTCTCATCGTATGGACGAAATCGAAGCAATCACCGACCGTGTCACAGTGATGAGAGACGGCGAATACATTGGCACAATTCGCACAAAAGATACCACAAAAGACGAAATTATCAGTATGATGGTCGGCAGAACCATTTACGAGGACCCAAAAGAGCAAAGCACCGTGCCAGAGGATGCTCCCGTGGTGTTAAAAGCAGAAGGAATCAATCTTTCGTCTGCCGTGAAAAACGTGAGTTTCTCGTTAAAAAAAGGGGAAATTCTAGGCTTTGCAGGATTGATGGGAGCAGGCAGAACTGAGCTTGCAAGAGCAATTTTCGGTGCCGATAAAATGGAGAGTGGCACCATCTTTTTAAACGGAAAACGAGTGGAAATCAAATCTCCCATAGACGCAGTAAAACACGGTATCGGTTACCTTTCAGAAGACCGAAAACGATATGGTCTGGCGCTCAATTTAGATGTGGCGGACAACTCTGTATTAGCAGACTTATCAAAATTTTCAAATCTGGGTTTTGTAAACGACAGTTCCATTGCAAAAACCTCTAAAGAATATGCTGAAAAGCTAAAAACAAAAACACCTTCCATTCGCCAGACGGTGCGAAATTTATCCGGTGGAAACCAACAAAAAGTGGTTATCGCCAAGTGGTTAATCAGAAATTGCGATATCTTAATTTTTGATGAGCCTACCCGCGGGATTGATGTGGGTGCAAAAAGCGAGATTTACGCTCTGATGAACGAACTGGCACAGCAGGGAAAATCAATTATTATGATTTCTTCGGAATTAACCGAAGTGCTTCGTATGAGCGATCGGATCATCGTGATGTGCGAAGGAAAAATCACAGGAGAACTGGACATCAAAGATGCCAACCAGGAAGAAATTATGCGATTGGCAACCAAGCGAGAAGATGTGAGCTAA
- a CDS encoding ABC transporter permease, with translation MNQIIENIKTKGMQKFIALGALIILYAFFSVFGNNFFTTDTLVSIFDASYYIGFLAIGVTFVIITGGIDLSIGTVMMCSAIVGGTLHNNMGLPLWSCLLITIAVGGLFGLANGIMVSRLKLPPFIATLGTMMVSSGIGSIVSNVQSTTFPMRSSPEGWYKDIFRTADNFPTGFLVLVAFTVLAVIVLNKTVIGRYTFAIGSNKEAARLSGVNVKKWETVVYVISGLFAGLAGIAYAATYTTILPGAGQGFELQAIAGVVVGGTSLSGGVGSIIGTFIGVFIMSVLKIGLPYVDLQPHYQTLITGIVVIGAVLLDIYRSNREKRVSIKS, from the coding sequence ATGAACCAAATCATAGAAAATATCAAAACAAAAGGGATGCAAAAATTCATTGCTTTAGGTGCGCTCATTATTTTATACGCTTTCTTCTCGGTATTCGGAAACAACTTTTTTACCACCGATACCCTAGTCAGCATTTTTGATGCCTCCTATTACATTGGCTTTTTAGCAATTGGCGTAACATTTGTGATTATTACCGGCGGAATCGATCTGTCTATCGGGACGGTAATGATGTGCTCTGCCATTGTGGGAGGAACCCTGCACAACAATATGGGGCTTCCCTTATGGAGTTGTCTGCTCATTACAATAGCGGTGGGCGGTTTATTCGGTCTGGCAAACGGAATCATGGTATCCCGCCTGAAATTACCACCCTTTATCGCTACATTGGGAACTATGATGGTATCCTCGGGAATCGGTTCCATTGTATCCAATGTGCAGTCCACCACTTTCCCGATGCGTTCCTCTCCTGAAGGCTGGTACAAAGACATTTTCCGCACAGCGGACAACTTCCCCACAGGTTTTTTAGTTTTGGTTGCCTTTACGGTTTTAGCAGTCATTGTACTCAACAAAACCGTCATCGGACGCTACACCTTTGCCATCGGAAGCAACAAGGAAGCAGCACGATTATCCGGCGTTAATGTAAAGAAATGGGAAACTGTGGTTTATGTGATTTCAGGGCTCTTCGCAGGTCTTGCAGGGATTGCATACGCCGCCACTTACACCACTATCTTACCGGGTGCAGGTCAGGGATTTGAACTGCAGGCAATCGCAGGCGTTGTGGTGGGTGGAACATCTCTGTCAGGCGGTGTGGGTTCCATTATTGGTACCTTTATCGGGGTATTTATTATGAGTGTATTAAAAATAGGTCTGCCCTATGTGGATTTACAGCCCCACTATCAGACATTAATCACAGGGATTGTAGTAATCGGTGCAGTACTTTTAGATATTTATCGCAGTAATCGTGAAAAACGAGTTTCTATAAAATCATAA